The segment tgtacaaacatatatacaggtgctgtggggaggggaaggaggtagggcagggggatgggtaaacagaataaatatgtacaagtatatatacaagtatagtgtatatatacaagtatatatattgtatatatacggtatatatacaagtatatatatatatatatattgtatatatacaagtgtatatacaagtaaaataaataaattgagtaataaatatgtacacacatctatacatatatacaggtgctgtggggagtggaaggaggtagggcaggggggatggggagggggagaggaaggagggggctcagtgtgggaaggcctcctggaggaggtgagctctcagtagggctttgaagggaggaagagagctagcttggcggatgccaGAGGTGGTTGggttgtcaccttgtaacctccccagtgcttagaacagtgctttgcacatagtaagcgcttaatcaatgccatcattactgttattattattaactccgattgaatgaatgaatgaaatctcctcactgtgcctccttttccactgtcccaccgtcgacccccggcccacgtcctccccctggcctggaatgccctccctccgcacatccgccaagttagctctcttcctccctactgagagctcaccgtctccaggaggccttcccacactgagccccctttttcctctcctcctccccatcccccccaccttacctccttcccctccccacagcacctgtatatatgtatatatgtttgtatgtatttattactctatttattttatttgtacatatttattctatttattttatttggttaatatgttttgttttgtcgtctgtctcccccttctagactgtgagctcgctgttgggcggggactgtctttatatgttgccaacttggacttcccaagcgcttggtccagtgctctgcacacagtaagcgatcaataaatacgattgaataatgaatgaatgttgccaacttgtacttcccaagcgcttagtccagtgctctgcacacagtaagcactcaataaatacgattgaataatgaatgaatgttgccaacttgtactgagtcccttccttcctctccccctcgtacccctcctcatccccctcatcttacctccttcccttccccacagcacctgtatatatgtatatgtttgtacatatttattactctatttatttatttattttacttgtacctatctattctatttattttgttagtatgtttggttttgttctctgtctcccccttttagactgtgagcccactgttgggtagggactgtctctctatgtgttgccaacttgtacttcccaagtacttagtccagtgctctgcacacagtaagcgctcaataaatacgattgattgattgattcccaagcgcttagtctagtgctctgcacacagtaagcgctcaataaatacgattgaatgaatgaatgttgccaacttgtacttcccaagcgcttagtccagtgttctgcacacagtaagcgctcaataaatacgattgaatgaatgaatgttgccaacttgtacttcccaagcgcttagtccagtgctctgcacacagtaagcgctcaacaaatacgattgattgattgattgaatgaatgaatgaatgaatgaatgaatgaattgaggagggagagaaaagtgggCGGCCCCAGAAGCagggagggggggcagggggcgtggCTTGGGCGCGCGCCGCCGTCCGTCCAGGGCGGGAACGAGGCccggggcgcgcgcgcgcacgaCGACGACGCCCATTGGCCCGTGGtagaaggggcgtggcctggagagGGGGTGCCTGCGCAGGGGGGCGTGGCTGGGAGAggagcgcgtgcgcgcgcgcgacGACGACGCCCATTGGTCCgtggggagagggggcgtggctgggagaggggtgcGTGCGCTCCCGCGACGATGACGCCCATTGGCTCGGGGGGCCTAGGGGGCGTGGCTTGGAGAGGGGGTGCGTGCGCAGGGGCGGGGCGTGGCTTCGGGAGGGGGTGCGTGCGCGCGACAACGACGCCCATTCGTCCGTGGGGCGAGCGGGCGTGGCCGGGAGAGGGGGGTGCGTGCGCAGGGGGGCGTGGCCCGGGGAGGGGGCACTCGCAGACGACGCCCATCGGCTCGGGAGGGCGAGGGGGcgtggctgggagagggagaatgcgTGCGCaggggggcggggctgggagaggggcgcGTGCGCAGGGGGGcgtggcccggggcggggggtctctctctctctcgcgcgCGCGACGATGACGCCCATTGGCCCGTGgggcgagggggcgtggcctggagagGGGGCGCGTGCgcagggggcgtggcccgggGCGGGATCGCGCATGCGCGGGCGCGTGACGACGACTCCCATTGGTTCGAGGGGCGAGGGGGCGTGGTCCAGGGAGGGGGGTCTCGCGCCCGCGCGCGACGACGACGCCCATTGGCCCGTGGGGTGAGGGGGCGTGGTCGGGGGCGTGACGTCACGGCGGCCGCCGTTGGGTGTGACGCGATAAGGCTGCGCCG is part of the Tachyglossus aculeatus isolate mTacAcu1 chromosome Y4, mTacAcu1.pri, whole genome shotgun sequence genome and harbors:
- the LOC119946774 gene encoding basic proline-rich protein-like, producing the protein MGSPGPEEGIQGPEGSVRGPGRPAGREKKRGLPAGAGMGRGDDPRPGDAEGKGLPRARSVGAEKPYRVTPNGGRRDVTPPTTPPHPTGQWASSSRAGARPPSLDHAPSPLEPMGVVVTRPRMRDPAPGHAPCARAPSPGHAPSPHGPMGVIVAHAPSPSRADGRRLRVPPPRATPPCARTPLSRPRPLAPRTNGRRCRAHAPPPEATPRPCARTPSPSHAP